One window from the genome of Cryptomeria japonica chromosome 6, Sugi_1.0, whole genome shotgun sequence encodes:
- the LOC131051048 gene encoding uncharacterized protein LOC131051048, with product MIVQDTTGTSKSFLIDCIRKQLNISTTVKQNPLLVLAPTGVATFNIQATTIHAGLRIPIREMHPLTRQSLMTLQEQLKHIKYILIDEMNFLGPKLLLKIDSHLHQAFPNSQHESFCGVSIILVGDLGQLLPVMDKPIYASHSTTLSLWHSCTTVVTLDTIFRQQGASIRQQQFRTLLHNLRNAQALQHDWQFLMCQTNATLTIQQKKDFNSSIHLFATNESARLHNRKMLKELHLPVALSLAKVGKQTNTKYDNDEQLPLVVLLSINQQVMLIANLWIEVGLVNGAIGLIKTIVYENNTKPPDLPKYVVVQFKDYNGPPWDIAHPKDIPILPITRGRRTQVPLAMSWAITIHKSQGLTLDRATIDIGNTEKQGLTFIAISRVKSIDGIRIEPPFSFERYSKLQNNAYTTIRKKEETRLQLLSSQTNIYLT from the coding sequence ATGATTGTTCAAGACACCACAGGAACTagtaaatcatttttaatagaTTGCATTAGGAAACAATTGAACATATCTACAACAGTCAAGCAAAACCCATTGCTTGTTTTGGCACCAACAGGTGTTGCTACATTTAATATACAAGCAACGACAATCCATGCAGGGTTACGCATACCTATAAGAGAAATGCATCCTTTGACAAGGCAGTCATTAATGACATTGCAAGAACAATTGAAACATATTAAATATATCCTGATAGACGAAATGAACTTTTTAGGCCCAAAATTACTACTAAAGATAGATAGTCATTTGCACCAAGCATTCCCTAACAGTCAGCATGAAAGCTTTTGTGGGGTGTCCATAATTCTTGTAGGTGATCTTGGTCAGCTCCTCCCTGTAATGGATAAACCTATATATGCATCTCACTCTACAACCCTCAGTTTATGGCATTCTTGTACTACTGTCGTAACATTGGACACTATTTTCCGGCAACAAGGTGCATCTATAAGACAACAACAATTTAGAACACTCCTTCACAACTTAAGAAATGCTCAAGCACTGCAACATGATTGGCAGTTTCTGATGTGCCAGACAAATGCAACATTAACTATTCAACAAAAGAAGGATTTCAACTCATCAATccatttatttgcaacaaatgaatCTGCACGGTTGCATAACAGGAAAATGCTCAAAGAATTACATTTGCCTGTCGCTCTAAGTTTAGCTAAAGTTGGTAAGCAAACAAATACTAAATATGACAACGATGAACAACTACCATTAGTAGTATTGCTTTCTATAAATCAACAAGTGATGTTAATAGCTAACTTGTGGATTGAAGTTGGCCTTGTCAATGGAGCTATTGGTCTCATCAAAACAATTGTATATGAAAACAATACAAAACCACCAGACTTGCCAAAATATGTGGTCGTGCAATTCAAGGATTATAATGGGCCTCCATGGGATATAGCACATCCAAAAGACATACCCATTTTGCCAATAACACGAGGCAGGCGTACGCAAGTACCTTTGGCAATGTCCTGGGCCATCACTATTCACAAATCTCAAGGACTTACATTAGACAGAGCTACAATAGACATAGGTAATACTGAAAAGCAAGGACTCACATTCATAGCTATTTCAAGAGTGAAGTCAATTGATGGGATACGAATCGAACCGCCATTCTCTTTTGAAAGGTATTCCAAACTGCAAAATAATGCTTATACAACcattagaaagaaagaagaaactcgTTTGCAACTGTTGTCTAGCCAAACAAATATCTATTTAACTTAA